In Vagococcus hydrophili, one DNA window encodes the following:
- a CDS encoding MucBP domain-containing protein has translation MKNYKIKWLLSYVGLCVVFCLTSIQVFSEEIDNKVDWLGNYQSLVFLSEQGNPYHAWGETAEWSYNEGTQTLTIDGKIEGFSRPWNLLEDEIKHIKIKNQFSIVGSAEGLFSSLPALESIESEKIDTSQVTSMEKMFFKNISLKEVNVENWDTTKVKSMAEMFSSCLSLEEINVTKWNTKNVTDMERMFYSCGNLRGLNVSDWKVLNVENIDYMFSECLNLVYLDVSKWNTSKVITMRGVFNDCFRLKNLNVSDWNVSSVEYVDFMFYNCKTLTELNLSKWNVSKFKTASEMFSGCENLQMLNISNWRVESLSNMESMFKDCRSLLYLDLTGFNMVDVVIEGEKLKDDNFLQDSGVRSLNVGIKTRLDNSGLEILAERSVDDFWYNDTAVNNGYLNTNDFITMYDGLYPGFYTSIDTIKIDFNIRNYDDTEIDKFYVISQKNEKIKEPEILENPEYEQYQFSGWYMDEELKQVWDFNNTTFNNMTLYSKYQQIGEVIVNYLDDLGNEIESSTKKSGEVGTGYLVEPKLIEGYELDESQLPTNTQGLFTEIPIEVTYVYKKVVIPEVKTGEVIVKYIDSLGNEIESSTKKEGQVGTNYTVEPKSIEGYELDENQLPTNAQGMFTEMPIEVTYIYKKVVIPEVKTGEVYVKYVDTLGIEIEASTKKEGQVGTNYTVEPKSIEGYELDETQLPTNTQGLYTEQPIEVTYVYKKVVIPEVKTGEVYVKYVDTLGIEIEASTKKEGQVGTNYTVEPKIIEGYELDENQLPTNAQGMFTEMPIEVTYVYKKVVIPEVKTGEVYVKYVDTLGIEIEASTKKEGKVGTNYTVEPKSIEGYELDESQLPTNTQGLYTEQPIEVTYVYKKVVIPEVKTGEVIVKYIDSLGNEIESSTKKEGQVGTNYTVEPKIIEGYELDENQLPTNTQGSYTEQPIEVIYVYKKVVIPEVKTGEVYVKYVDTLGIEIESSTKKEGKVGTNYSVEPKLIEGYELDESQLPANTQGLFTEMPIEVTYVYKKVVIPEVKTGEVYVKYVDTLGIEIEASTKKEGKVGTNYTVEPKSIEGYELDENQLPTNAQGMFTEMPIEVTYVYKKVVIPEVKTGEVYVKYVDTLGIEIEASTKKEGEVGTEYTVQPKLIEGYELDENQLPTNAQGMFTEMPIEVTYVYKKVVIPEVKTGEVYVKYVDTLGIEIEASTKKEGKVGTNYTVEPKSIEGYELDESQLPDNRQGLFTEIKIEVTYVYKKIKIPEVKNGEVYIKYVDNLGIELETSTKKEGEVGTSYSVEPKLIEGYELDENQLPTNTQGLYTELPIEVTYVYKKIKIPEVKTGEVVVNYVDNLGNELETSTKKEGEVGTSYSIEPKLIEGYELDENQLPTNVQGLYTEMLIEVTYVYKKVIIPEVKTGEVVVNYVDNLGNELETSTKKEGEVGTSYSVEPKLIEGYELDENQLPTNTQGLYTEMLIEVTYVYKKVIIPEVKTGEVVVKYVDSLGIEIEESTKKEGKVGTDYSVEPKLIEGYELDESQLPTNTQGLFTETKIEVMYIYKKVIIPEVKTGEVVVKYVDSLGIEIEESTKKEGEVGTDYSVEPKSIEGYELDESQLPANRQGLFTETKIEVTYVYKAKKETLVEQSKDKEESTKGNKKTKETQHKFPKTGEIKSKFSFYIGSIIVAIMIVLKKRKGKQDV, from the coding sequence TTGAAGAACTATAAAATAAAATGGTTATTAAGTTACGTTGGTTTGTGTGTTGTATTTTGTCTAACATCTATTCAAGTATTTTCTGAAGAAATAGATAATAAGGTAGATTGGTTAGGAAACTATCAATCTTTAGTTTTTCTATCAGAACAGGGAAATCCGTATCATGCATGGGGAGAAACTGCGGAATGGTCTTATAATGAGGGAACTCAAACACTGACGATAGACGGTAAAATTGAAGGCTTTTCTAGACCATGGAACTTATTAGAAGATGAAATAAAGCATATTAAAATTAAAAATCAGTTTAGCATAGTTGGATCAGCAGAAGGATTATTTAGTTCATTACCAGCACTAGAATCTATTGAAAGTGAAAAAATAGATACGTCACAAGTGACTAGTATGGAGAAAATGTTCTTTAAAAATATTAGTTTAAAAGAAGTGAATGTAGAGAATTGGGATACAACAAAAGTGAAGAGTATGGCGGAAATGTTTAGTTCTTGTCTTAGTTTAGAAGAAATAAATGTCACAAAATGGAACACTAAAAATGTGACGGATATGGAGAGGATGTTCTATAGTTGTGGTAATCTGAGGGGATTAAATGTAAGTGACTGGAAGGTTTTAAATGTAGAGAATATTGACTACATGTTTAGCGAGTGCTTAAATTTGGTGTACCTTGATGTATCAAAATGGAATACATCTAAAGTAATCACTATGAGAGGTGTCTTTAATGATTGTTTTAGACTAAAAAATTTAAATGTCTCTGATTGGAATGTTTCTTCTGTAGAGTATGTAGATTTCATGTTTTACAATTGCAAGACATTAACAGAATTAAACTTATCAAAATGGAATGTCTCTAAATTTAAAACAGCTAGTGAAATGTTTAGCGGCTGTGAAAATTTACAGATGTTGAACATTTCAAATTGGAGAGTAGAAAGTCTTTCGAATATGGAAAGTATGTTCAAAGACTGTCGCTCATTATTGTATTTAGATCTTACTGGATTTAATATGGTTGATGTGGTAATTGAGGGAGAAAAATTAAAGGATGATAATTTTTTACAGGATAGTGGTGTCAGAAGTCTTAACGTAGGAATAAAAACGCGATTGGATAATTCTGGATTAGAAATTTTAGCAGAGAGATCTGTAGATGATTTTTGGTACAACGATACCGCGGTTAATAATGGGTATCTAAACACAAATGATTTTATCACGATGTACGATGGGCTGTATCCTGGTTTTTATACATCGATTGATACAATAAAAATAGATTTTAATATTAGAAATTATGATGATACTGAAATAGATAAATTTTATGTTATTAGCCAAAAGAATGAAAAGATAAAAGAACCAGAAATATTAGAGAATCCAGAATATGAACAGTATCAATTTTCAGGATGGTATATGGATGAGGAATTAAAACAGGTCTGGGATTTCAATAATACTACATTTAATAACATGACATTGTACTCCAAATATCAACAAATAGGAGAAGTGATAGTTAATTATCTTGATGATTTAGGAAATGAAATAGAGTCGTCAACGAAAAAATCAGGTGAAGTAGGTACTGGTTATTTAGTAGAACCTAAATTAATTGAGGGTTATGAGTTAGATGAAAGTCAATTGCCAACCAATACGCAAGGTTTGTTTACTGAAATACCAATAGAAGTGACCTATGTCTATAAAAAAGTAGTCATTCCAGAAGTGAAGACTGGAGAAGTGATAGTAAAATATATAGATAGTTTAGGAAACGAAATAGAGTCGTCAACGAAAAAAGAAGGTCAAGTGGGCACAAATTATACAGTAGAACCAAAGTCAATTGAAGGTTACGAATTAGACGAGAATCAACTGCCTACGAATGCGCAAGGTATGTTTACAGAAATGCCAATAGAAGTAACCTATATTTATAAAAAAGTAGTCATTCCAGAAGTAAAAACAGGAGAAGTTTATGTAAAATATGTCGATACTTTAGGAATCGAAATAGAAGCATCAACAAAAAAAGAAGGTCAAGTGGGCACAAATTATACAGTAGAACCAAAGTCAATTGAGGGTTATGAGTTAGATGAAACTCAACTACCGACCAATACGCAAGGGTTATATACTGAACAGCCAATAGAAGTGACCTATGTCTATAAAAAAGTAGTTATTCCAGAAGTAAAAACAGGAGAAGTTTATGTGAAATATGTCGATACTTTAGGAATCGAAATAGAAGCATCAACAAAAAAAGAAGGTCAAGTGGGCACAAATTATACAGTAGAACCGAAGATAATTGAAGGTTACGAATTAGACGAGAATCAACTGCCGACGAATGCGCAAGGTATGTTTACAGAAATGCCAATAGAAGTAACTTATGTCTATAAAAAAGTAGTCATTCCAGAAGTAAAAACAGGAGAAGTTTATGTAAAATATGTCGATACTTTAGGAATCGAAATAGAAGCATCAACAAAAAAAGAAGGTAAAGTGGGCACAAATTATACAGTAGAACCAAAGTCAATTGAGGGTTATGAGTTAGATGAAAGTCAATTGCCAACCAATACGCAAGGGTTATATACTGAACAGCCAATAGAAGTGACCTATGTCTATAAAAAAGTAGTAATTCCAGAAGTGAAAACAGGAGAAGTGATAGTAAAATATATAGATAGTTTAGGAAACGAAATAGAGTCGTCAACGAAAAAAGAAGGTCAAGTGGGCACAAATTATACAGTAGAACCGAAGATAATTGAGGGTTATGAATTAGACGAGAACCAACTACCGACCAATACTCAAGGATCATATACTGAACAGCCAATAGAAGTAATCTATGTCTATAAAAAAGTAGTCATTCCAGAAGTAAAAACAGGAGAAGTTTATGTAAAATATGTCGATACTTTAGGAATCGAAATAGAGTCGTCAACGAAAAAAGAAGGTAAAGTAGGCACAAATTATTCAGTAGAACCGAAATTAATTGAAGGTTACGAGTTAGATGAAAGTCAATTGCCAGCCAATACGCAAGGCCTGTTTACAGAAATGCCAATAGAAGTAACTTATGTCTATAAAAAAGTAGTCATTCCAGAAGTAAAAACAGGAGAAGTTTATGTAAAATATGTCGATACTTTAGGAATCGAAATAGAAGCATCAACAAAAAAAGAAGGTAAAGTGGGCACAAATTATACAGTAGAACCAAAGTCAATTGAAGGTTACGAATTAGACGAGAATCAACTGCCGACGAATGCGCAAGGTATGTTTACAGAAATGCCAATAGAAGTAACTTATGTCTATAAAAAAGTAGTCATTCCAGAAGTAAAAACAGGAGAAGTTTATGTAAAATATGTCGATACTTTAGGAATCGAAATAGAAGCATCAACAAAAAAAGAAGGCGAAGTGGGCACTGAATATACAGTACAGCCGAAATTAATTGAAGGTTACGAATTAGACGAGAATCAACTGCCGACGAATGCGCAAGGTATGTTTACAGAAATGCCAATAGAAGTAACTTATGTCTATAAAAAAGTAGTCATTCCAGAAGTAAAAACAGGAGAAGTTTATGTAAAATATGTCGATACTTTAGGAATCGAAATAGAAGCATCAACAAAAAAAGAAGGTAAAGTGGGCACAAATTATACAGTAGAACCAAAGTCAATTGAAGGTTATGAATTAGATGAAAGTCAATTACCAGATAATAGACAAGGCTTATTTACTGAAATTAAAATTGAAGTGACATATGTTTACAAAAAAATAAAGATTCCAGAAGTGAAAAACGGGGAAGTTTATATAAAATATGTCGATAATTTAGGAATTGAGCTAGAAACATCAACGAAAAAAGAAGGCGAAGTAGGAACTAGTTATTCGGTAGAACCAAAATTAATTGAAGGCTATGAGTTAGACGAGAACCAACTACCGACCAATACGCAAGGGCTATATACTGAACTGCCAATAGAAGTGACTTATGTCTATAAAAAAATAAAGATTCCAGAAGTGAAAACAGGGGAAGTAGTAGTAAACTATGTCGATAATTTAGGAAATGAGCTAGAAACATCAACGAAAAAAGAAGGCGAAGTAGGAACTAGTTATTCGATAGAACCGAAGTTAATTGAGGGCTATGAATTAGATGAAAATCAATTACCGACCAATGTGCAAGGATTATATACTGAGATGCTAATAGAAGTGACCTATGTCTACAAAAAAGTAATAATTCCAGAAGTAAAAACAGGAGAAGTAGTAGTAAACTATGTCGATAATTTAGGAAATGAGCTAGAAACATCAACGAAAAAAGAAGGCGAAGTAGGAACTAGTTATTCGGTAGAACCAAAATTAATTGAAGGCTATGAGTTAGACGAGAACCAACTACCGACCAATACGCAAGGATTATATACTGAGATGCTAATAGAAGTGACCTATGTCTACAAAAAAGTAATAATTCCAGAAGTAAAAACAGGAGAAGTAGTAGTGAAATATGTTGATAGTTTAGGAATCGAAATAGAAGAGTCAACGAAAAAAGAAGGCAAAGTGGGTACTGATTATTCGGTAGAACCGAAGTTAATTGAGGGCTATGAATTAGACGAAAGCCAATTGCCAACCAATACGCAAGGCTTGTTTACTGAAACTAAAATAGAAGTGATGTATATCTACAAAAAAGTAATAATTCCAGAAGTGAAAACAGGAGAAGTAGTAGTGAAATATGTTGATAGTTTAGGAATCGAAATAGAAGAGTCAACGAAAAAAGAAGGCGAAGTGGGTACTGATTATTCAGTAGAACCAAAATCAATTGAAGGTTATGAGTTAGATGAAAGCCAATTACCAGCCAATAGACAAGGTTTGTTTACTGAAACTAAAATTGAAGTGACATATGTTTATAAAGCTAAAAAAGAAACTTTGGTTGAACAAAGTAAAGATAAAGAAGAATCTACTAAAGGAAATAAAAAAACAAAAGAAACACAACACAAATTCCCTAAAACAGGTGAAATAAAAAGTAAGTTTAGTTTTTATATAGGAAGTATCATCGTGGCAATAATGATTGTTTTGAAAAAGAGAAAAGGTAAGCAAGATGTTTAG
- the addA gene encoding helicase-exonuclease AddAB subunit AddA: MTNITLPLKPENSHFTDKQWQAVYDGGSNLLISASAGSGKTTVLVERVIQKIKSGINVDELLIVTYTEAAAKEMKQRIQVAVQTAITEEVDLNKKQHLIKQLSLLPTASISTLHAFCLTVIRKYYYLIHIDPVFRLLTDETEIELLKEDVWNEVRENLYGSEEESFYLLTENFSNDRNDNGLTKLIFSLANFAKSNTDPLEWLKKLPETYDIADNLSESPLYQIYMKPELLKQLTQTKESNERLSNSIKGEPDFEKTVGVLEQDAQLLVSLLQLVEADDLENAYQFISQTKFAVIKGPNKKTSSEDVMMFYEEIKAERDIIKKQVATIKKNYFGLSPEKQVELMKETKPLVEEMVKVCELYLKTFAKEKEKKNLVDFNDLEHFTLSILRQLEGDQWAASEASQYFRQKFHEVLVDEYQDVNRLQEGILYWLRKADEEQGNLFMVGDVKQSIYAFRLADPTLFIEKYEQYATETDGRRIILAENFRSRGSVLDFTNLIFTQLMDRELGQIEYDTSAELITGFTGYPESQKHDTEILIFESEMEESEIEELDLTFTIDDKTEGELLLVGQKIEEMIASEFPIYDKKKKESRPIKYQDIVLLSPTKKNNLVILDVFKELDIPLFVNDTQNYFQATEIRIMIALLQIIDNPYQDIPLAAVLRSPIVGAKENDLVKIRQYDTHGYYYDALRRYLKEETANNTLYQKINEFNQNLTSWRELARREKLVTLIWQIYQDTGLLDYVGGMPSGKQRQANLHALYDRATAYEEMNFKGLFQFVRFIEKMQAKNKDLAEPNDLSDEEDAVRVMTIHASKGLEFPVVFVLDMSKQFNMTDINNQSYIFDEALGSGIKYFDGVNRVKYETMPYVIIREQKRKKMLAEEMRKLYVALTRAEEKLFLVGSYKSKEDAFKKWQTNVTSDHRVLSTSSRLGQRSLMGWVGMSLVRHPETIKTYPELTVDALKGLGKSLANFSITFFNKEDILSQQKETISDETQTIMMADEPNPQLLKQIVDRLNYEYTDISSTVTTSYQSVSEIKRVFEDPDNRELQVLDLSKNLSLSGNRMVGESLAKPVFLSEMTKVSPAEVGTATHLVMQLIDLSKEPTKEYLSDLIQSLVEKTVLKKEVADKIDKQLLLDFFETDFGQRLIKEHDLVKREQPFSLLLSASEIFANFEGKKSDRLLIHGIIDGYLETEEELILYDFKTDYVPKEASEEEFQKIKQKYTGQLNLYRLALEEATGKKVTQVKLILLKGQKIVDLVD; the protein is encoded by the coding sequence ATGACTAACATAACACTTCCTTTAAAACCTGAAAATAGCCATTTTACAGATAAACAATGGCAAGCAGTCTATGATGGAGGGAGTAACCTTCTGATTTCTGCTTCTGCAGGTTCGGGAAAAACCACCGTCCTAGTAGAGCGGGTGATTCAAAAAATTAAAAGTGGTATTAATGTGGATGAACTTTTGATTGTGACTTACACGGAAGCTGCGGCAAAAGAGATGAAGCAAAGAATTCAAGTAGCGGTTCAAACTGCGATTACTGAAGAGGTGGATTTGAATAAGAAGCAACATTTAATTAAGCAATTAAGCTTGCTTCCAACCGCATCAATCAGTACCCTCCATGCGTTTTGTTTAACGGTGATTCGTAAATATTATTATTTAATTCATATTGATCCAGTGTTTCGTTTGTTGACAGATGAAACTGAGATTGAGTTATTAAAAGAAGATGTTTGGAATGAAGTGAGAGAAAATTTATACGGCAGTGAGGAAGAAAGTTTTTATTTATTGACTGAAAATTTTTCTAATGACCGAAATGATAATGGATTAACAAAGCTAATCTTTTCATTAGCGAATTTTGCTAAGTCGAATACTGATCCTTTAGAGTGGTTGAAAAAATTACCAGAGACTTATGATATTGCTGATAATTTATCTGAAAGTCCTTTATACCAAATTTACATGAAACCTGAACTGTTGAAGCAATTAACCCAAACAAAAGAAAGTAATGAACGATTAAGCAATAGTATCAAAGGCGAGCCAGATTTTGAGAAAACAGTGGGTGTTTTAGAACAAGACGCGCAATTGTTGGTTTCTTTACTCCAATTAGTGGAAGCTGATGATTTGGAAAATGCCTATCAGTTTATTTCTCAAACCAAATTTGCAGTTATTAAGGGACCAAACAAAAAAACAAGTTCAGAAGATGTGATGATGTTTTATGAAGAAATCAAAGCTGAACGGGATATTATCAAAAAACAAGTGGCAACGATAAAGAAAAATTACTTTGGTTTATCTCCTGAAAAACAAGTGGAACTAATGAAAGAAACAAAGCCATTAGTCGAAGAGATGGTGAAAGTCTGTGAGTTGTATTTAAAGACTTTTGCTAAGGAAAAAGAGAAGAAAAACTTAGTTGATTTCAATGACTTAGAACACTTTACTTTAAGTATTCTAAGACAACTAGAAGGTGATCAGTGGGCAGCGTCAGAAGCCTCACAATACTTCCGACAAAAGTTCCATGAAGTCTTAGTGGATGAGTATCAAGATGTGAACCGTCTTCAAGAGGGAATTTTATATTGGTTACGAAAAGCTGATGAAGAACAGGGAAATTTATTCATGGTAGGAGATGTGAAGCAGTCGATTTATGCTTTTCGTCTGGCAGATCCAACTCTTTTCATTGAAAAATACGAGCAATATGCGACAGAAACAGATGGTCGTCGAATTATTTTAGCTGAGAATTTCCGTTCAAGAGGAAGTGTCTTAGATTTTACAAACCTTATTTTTACTCAGTTAATGGACAGAGAACTTGGTCAAATTGAGTATGATACCAGTGCTGAACTGATTACTGGTTTTACGGGATATCCTGAAAGTCAGAAACATGACACAGAAATTTTGATTTTTGAGAGTGAGATGGAAGAAAGCGAGATTGAAGAGCTGGATTTAACCTTCACCATTGATGATAAAACAGAAGGAGAGTTACTTTTAGTCGGGCAAAAAATCGAAGAAATGATTGCTTCTGAATTTCCAATATATGATAAAAAGAAAAAAGAGAGTCGCCCCATTAAGTATCAAGATATTGTGCTTTTAAGTCCAACGAAGAAAAATAATTTGGTTATTTTGGATGTCTTCAAAGAGCTAGATATACCTTTGTTTGTTAATGATACGCAAAATTATTTCCAAGCAACAGAAATTAGAATCATGATTGCGCTTCTGCAAATTATTGATAACCCGTATCAAGATATTCCTCTAGCAGCCGTGTTACGCTCACCTATTGTTGGTGCTAAGGAGAATGATTTAGTAAAAATTAGACAGTATGACACGCATGGTTATTACTATGATGCTTTGAGAAGGTACTTAAAAGAAGAAACGGCTAATAATACGTTGTATCAAAAAATAAATGAATTCAATCAAAATTTAACCAGCTGGCGTGAGTTAGCCAGACGAGAAAAATTAGTCACCTTAATTTGGCAAATTTACCAAGATACAGGGTTACTCGATTACGTGGGTGGGATGCCTTCTGGGAAACAACGTCAAGCCAATCTACATGCTTTGTATGATAGAGCAACTGCGTATGAAGAGATGAATTTCAAAGGTTTATTCCAATTTGTTCGTTTCATTGAAAAAATGCAGGCGAAAAATAAAGACTTAGCAGAACCTAATGATTTAAGTGATGAAGAAGATGCGGTTCGTGTAATGACAATTCATGCCAGTAAGGGACTTGAGTTTCCAGTGGTTTTTGTTTTGGATATGAGCAAACAATTTAATATGACAGACATTAACAATCAATCTTATATCTTTGATGAAGCACTTGGTTCTGGAATTAAATATTTTGATGGTGTGAACCGAGTGAAATACGAAACCATGCCCTATGTGATTATTAGAGAACAAAAGCGCAAGAAAATGTTAGCTGAGGAAATGCGTAAGCTGTATGTTGCCTTAACGCGTGCGGAAGAAAAATTATTTTTAGTTGGTTCATATAAGAGCAAAGAAGATGCGTTTAAAAAATGGCAAACAAACGTCACCTCTGATCACCGCGTTCTTTCAACGAGTAGTCGATTAGGCCAAAGAAGCTTAATGGGATGGGTAGGAATGAGTTTAGTCAGACATCCAGAAACAATCAAAACCTATCCTGAGTTAACAGTTGACGCATTAAAAGGATTGGGTAAATCTTTAGCTAATTTTTCAATAACTTTCTTTAATAAAGAGGATATATTGAGTCAACAAAAAGAAACCATAAGTGACGAAACGCAAACAATCATGATGGCTGATGAGCCAAATCCTCAGTTGTTAAAACAAATTGTGGACCGCTTGAACTATGAGTATACAGATATCTCTTCAACGGTTACAACAAGTTATCAATCGGTTTCTGAAATTAAACGTGTCTTTGAAGATCCAGATAATCGGGAGTTACAGGTCTTGGATTTATCTAAGAATTTAAGTTTGTCAGGTAATCGAATGGTGGGTGAGAGTTTAGCGAAACCGGTTTTTTTAAGTGAAATGACAAAAGTTAGTCCAGCCGAAGTTGGAACAGCGACCCATTTAGTGATGCAATTAATAGATTTGTCTAAGGAACCAACCAAAGAATATTTATCTGATTTAATTCAGTCTTTAGTTGAAAAAACTGTTCTTAAAAAAGAAGTGGCTGATAAAATTGATAAACAACTTTTATTAGACTTCTTTGAAACAGACTTTGGACAACGTTTAATCAAGGAGCACGATTTAGTTAAACGGGAACAACCTTTTTCACTTCTTCTAAGTGCATCAGAAATCTTTGCTAACTTTGAAGGAAAGAAAAGTGATCGTTTATTGATTCATGGGATTATTGATGGCTACCTTGAAACGGAGGAAGAACTCATTTTGTATGATTTTAAAACGGACTATGTTCCCAAAGAAGCCAGTGAAGAAGAATTTCAAAAAATTAAACAGAAATATACCGGACAACTTAACTTATATCGCTTAGCATTAGAGGAAGCAACTGGTAAAAAAGTCACTCAAGTTAAGCTGATTTTGTTAAAAGGACAAAAAATCGTTGATTTAGTGGATTAA
- a CDS encoding DUF975 family protein produces MYKTSGQLKREAKDSLKGRWSDAVKLNLVPSLLQIASAVFFTLMVAGIVLFISVFTDSNDVSIGNSSHESAIFSGALGDDIDDMWDKDYNDYEDNYTYSPASVTANVASSYGVTPIITFVLSFLTIGISFTFLDVIRKREQQSMEMKDAFRLFNGVDFIPVLLINILTYMFQFLWSLCFVIPGIVKLYSYSQSNFIYKDLSTHKDTRTMGATSFITESRQLMDGHKGRLFWLDISFLGWKILSLFTFNIANIWLNPYINTTKAAFYNDLAKDRYLMLEVEEEEEEWTNF; encoded by the coding sequence ATGTATAAAACATCAGGACAATTAAAAAGAGAGGCCAAAGATAGCTTAAAAGGTCGTTGGTCAGATGCAGTGAAATTAAATTTAGTTCCTTCTTTACTTCAAATTGCATCAGCTGTCTTTTTCACGTTAATGGTTGCAGGAATTGTACTATTTATTTCAGTATTTACAGATTCAAATGATGTTTCCATTGGTAATTCAAGTCATGAATCAGCTATTTTTAGTGGTGCATTAGGTGACGATATAGATGATATGTGGGATAAGGACTATAATGATTATGAGGATAATTACACTTACTCACCCGCAAGTGTGACAGCAAACGTTGCTTCATCTTACGGTGTGACACCAATTATTACCTTTGTCTTATCATTTTTAACTATCGGAATTTCATTTACCTTCTTAGATGTGATTAGAAAACGAGAACAACAATCAATGGAGATGAAAGATGCCTTTAGATTGTTTAATGGGGTTGATTTTATTCCAGTCCTATTAATTAATATTTTAACTTACATGTTTCAGTTTCTGTGGTCACTGTGTTTTGTTATTCCAGGTATTGTTAAATTGTATTCATATTCTCAATCAAATTTTATCTATAAAGATTTATCAACTCATAAAGATACGAGAACAATGGGAGCGACAAGTTTTATCACTGAAAGTCGTCAGCTAATGGATGGCCATAAAGGTCGTTTATTCTGGTTAGATATTAGTTTCCTTGGTTGGAAAATTTTAAGTTTATTTACTTTCAATATTGCTAATATTTGGTTGAACCCATATATTAATACAACCAAAGCTGCCTTTTATAATGACTTGGCAAAAGATCGCTATTTAATGCTAGAAGTTGAAGAAGAGGAAGAAGAATGGACTAACTTTTAA
- the dinB gene encoding DNA polymerase IV encodes MSSQLRFPLKKDTSRKIIHIDMDAFFASVEERDHPELVGHPLVIAKHPKDTGGKGVVTTANYEARKFGIHSAMSAQKAYELCPKANFVQGNRNHYAEISKEIHAIFHEYTDMIEPLSLDEAYLDVTTNKKNIKSAIKIARMIQLDIWRKLHLTCSAGVSYNKFLAKLASDFEKPKGMTLILPDDAEEFLKKLPIEDFHGVGKKTVPKMHELGIFTGDDLYKMDEMELIRHFGKMGYSLYRKVRGIHDSPVEPHRDRKSVGRENTYGKPLATEEAVIMELRGLSFDVEKALKRVQLHGKTVVLKVRDREFETYTRRVTLPDYVDDQETLFFHSKQIWDGFDLLDKGIRLLGITVTNLESKEYELIKLPLWEKNI; translated from the coding sequence ATGTCTAGTCAATTAAGGTTTCCATTAAAGAAAGATACATCGAGAAAAATAATTCATATTGATATGGATGCTTTTTTTGCTTCAGTTGAAGAAAGGGATCATCCTGAGTTGGTTGGGCATCCTCTAGTAATTGCCAAACATCCTAAAGATACGGGTGGTAAAGGTGTTGTGACAACGGCGAATTACGAAGCGAGAAAGTTTGGTATTCATTCTGCCATGAGCGCTCAAAAAGCCTATGAACTATGTCCAAAAGCCAATTTTGTTCAGGGAAATCGAAATCACTATGCTGAAATTTCAAAAGAAATTCATGCTATTTTTCATGAGTATACTGATATGATTGAACCTTTATCTTTAGATGAGGCCTATCTAGATGTCACAACGAATAAAAAAAATATTAAAAGTGCCATCAAAATTGCCAGAATGATTCAATTAGATATTTGGCGAAAACTGCACCTAACCTGTTCTGCTGGTGTGAGTTATAATAAGTTTTTAGCAAAACTTGCCTCTGATTTTGAAAAACCTAAAGGAATGACCTTGATTTTACCTGATGATGCTGAGGAATTTTTGAAAAAGTTACCTATTGAAGACTTCCACGGAGTAGGGAAGAAAACTGTTCCTAAGATGCATGAGTTAGGTATTTTTACAGGAGACGATTTATACAAAATGGATGAGATGGAGTTAATTCGTCATTTCGGTAAAATGGGATATTCTTTGTATCGTAAAGTTAGAGGAATCCATGATAGCCCTGTAGAGCCACATCGTGACCGAAAATCAGTTGGTAGGGAAAATACCTATGGCAAACCCTTAGCTACTGAGGAAGCCGTTATTATGGAATTAAGAGGATTATCCTTTGATGTAGAGAAAGCGCTGAAAAGAGTTCAACTTCATGGTAAAACAGTGGTCTTGAAAGTAAGAGATCGAGAGTTTGAAACTTATACAAGGCGTGTCACTTTACCGGACTATGTAGACGATCAGGAAACATTATTTTTCCATAGTAAACAAATATGGGATGGTTTTGATTTGTTAGATAAAGGGATTCGTTTATTAGGAATTACCGTTACTAATTTAGAGTCGAAAGAATATGAATTGATAAAATTACCTTTATGGGAAAAGAACATATAA